A window of the Brassica oleracea var. oleracea cultivar TO1000 chromosome C1, BOL, whole genome shotgun sequence genome harbors these coding sequences:
- the LOC106297369 gene encoding putative cysteine-rich repeat secretory protein 37, with protein MKFSYSLSKRSFPPILAIQFLIIHSVSSLNLTNEYLNHKCILNQGKYNSGSQYEDNLNRIFREIRTGLYAITGFSHISVGKTTTDFVVVTSQCRGDTYESNCRTCIDTAIAGFRKRCPSNKGGIIWYNQCLLYISTINEKIPIKTNYKNIFSMHNPNNVRGDAKLFARRAMDFLSELILKVEKTTKYRLIFYAAGEKKLGKNKLYAMVQCLDLRIDCKRCLAWSITKLFKNDDIKQGARVLGTDCNVRYELYPFLRS; from the exons ATGAAATTTTCATATTCCCTATCCAAGCGATCTTTTCCTCCTATTTTAGCTATACAATTCCTCATCATACATAGTGTTTCGTCATTAAACCTTACCAATGAATATCTCAACCACAAATGCATTCTTAATCAAGGGAAATATAACTCTGGAAGTCAGTACGAGGACAACCTCAACAGGATCTTCCGTGAAATTCGTACAGGTCTTTATGCTATTACCGGTTTCTCACACATAAGTGTTGGAAAAACGACAACCGATTTTGTTGTCGTCACTTCCCAGTGTCGTGGTGACACTTATGAGTCTAATTGCCGTACATGCATTGACACAGCAATTGCAGGG TTTCGTAAGAGATGTCCAAGTAACAAAGGAGGAATAATATGGTACAATCAATGTCTTCTCTATATTAGTACGATCAACGAAAAAATTCCAATCAAGACTAATTACAAGAATATTTTTTCTATGCACAACCCAAATAACGTGAGAGGGGACGCAAAACTGTTCGCCAGGAGGGCGATGGATTTTTTGTCTGAGCTAATACTTAAAGTCGAGAAAACCACCAAGTATAGACTCATATTTTACGCTGCGGGGGAAAAGAAGCTCGGTAAAAATAAATTATATGCAATGGTGCAATGTTTAGATCTAAGAATAGATTGTAAAAGATGTTTGGCATGGAGTATCACAAAGCTTTTCAAGAACGATGACATTAAACAAGGAGCGAGAGTTTTGGGTACAGACTGTAATGTAAGGTATGAGCTATACCCTTTTCTTAGGAGCTAA